One window of the Candidatus Chryseobacterium colombiense genome contains the following:
- the kdsA gene encoding 3-deoxy-8-phosphooctulonate synthase has product MIQYLDNIHHKDSKNFFLIAGPCIIEGEDMALRIAEKVVELTNKYNIPYIFKGSFKKANRSRVDSFTTIGEEKSLGILKKVGETFNIPTTTDIHENEHAALAAQYVDVLQIPAFLVRQTDLLVAAAKTGKCVSLKKGQFLSPESMKFAVQKITDSDNPRVAIIERGNSFGYTDLIVDYRGIPTMRAYAPVILDVTHSLQQPNQSSGVTGGRPDLIETVAKAGIAVGADGIFIETHPTPETALSDGANMLRLDLLEDLLQKLTRVREAIL; this is encoded by the coding sequence ATGATTCAGTATTTAGATAATATTCATCACAAAGATTCAAAAAACTTTTTCCTTATTGCCGGTCCTTGTATTATTGAAGGCGAAGATATGGCTCTTAGAATTGCTGAAAAAGTGGTAGAACTGACTAATAAATATAATATTCCCTATATTTTTAAAGGAAGTTTCAAAAAAGCCAACAGAAGTAGAGTAGACTCGTTTACGACAATTGGCGAAGAAAAATCTTTGGGAATCCTTAAAAAAGTCGGGGAAACATTCAATATTCCAACAACAACAGATATTCATGAGAACGAACATGCTGCTTTGGCAGCTCAGTATGTTGATGTTCTGCAGATTCCTGCTTTTTTAGTACGTCAGACAGACCTTTTGGTCGCTGCAGCAAAAACAGGAAAATGTGTAAGCCTTAAAAAAGGGCAGTTCCTTTCCCCGGAATCTATGAAATTTGCTGTTCAGAAAATTACCGATTCTGATAATCCTAGAGTTGCGATCATTGAAAGAGGAAATTCTTTCGGATATACAGACCTCATTGTAGATTACAGGGGAATTCCTACGATGAGAGCATATGCTCCGGTTATTTTGGATGTTACGCATTCTTTACAGCAGCCTAACCAAAGTTCAGGAGTGACAGGAGGAAGGCCGGATCTTATTGAAACGGTTGCCAAAGCAGGAATTGCTGTAGGTGCGGACGGGATTTTCATAGAAACCCATCCAACACCTGAAACCGCCTTATCTGATGGAGCCAATATGTTAAGACTTGATTTATTAGAAGATTTATTACAAAAATTGACAAGAGTAAGAGAAGCTATTTTATAA
- a CDS encoding DUF1697 domain-containing protein — MKYCAFLRGVNVKGTNMKMAEVCQVFKDAGVKNVASVLASGNIIFSSDKKAGELKEILEKAMSEHFSYEAYLFIKSQEEIEQFWKGNPFEKNDDLHSYTFVGNDGVEKVLMQEFENAVKTDHEDAKIVNNIFYWQVPKGNTLDSTFGKILGKKTLKDQFTSRNINTFEKILKKF; from the coding sequence ATGAAATACTGTGCTTTTCTTCGCGGAGTTAATGTAAAAGGAACCAATATGAAAATGGCAGAAGTTTGCCAGGTATTTAAAGATGCAGGAGTGAAAAATGTTGCTTCCGTTCTGGCTTCCGGAAATATTATTTTTTCATCAGATAAAAAAGCCGGAGAACTAAAAGAAATTCTTGAAAAAGCCATGTCTGAACATTTTTCTTACGAGGCTTATCTGTTCATTAAATCCCAGGAGGAAATAGAACAATTTTGGAAGGGGAACCCTTTTGAAAAAAATGATGATCTTCATTCCTATACTTTTGTCGGAAACGATGGTGTTGAAAAAGTTCTGATGCAGGAATTTGAAAACGCCGTAAAAACAGACCATGAAGACGCTAAGATCGTGAATAATATCTTTTACTGGCAAGTTCCGAAAGGGAATACTTTAGATTCTACTTTTGGAAAGATTTTAGGAAAGAAAACTTTGAAAGATCAGTTTACAAGCAGGAATATCAATACTTTTGAAAAGATTTTAAAGAAATTTTAA
- a CDS encoding DUF2723 domain-containing protein: MKNWTFRQWNTFLGWVIFVIAFFTYLSTIEPNFSFWDCGEYISSAVKLEVTHAPGAALFQIVGAVAAIFAFGNGENYSIVINGMSALFSAFTILFLFWTITHFLRRLLNKDFEEVTKHQEISILFAGVVGALCFTFSDTFWFSAVEGEVYSMASMFIALLVWLITKWENEYKDAANERWIILIFFILGLSVGVHMMCMLAIPAVCLVYYARNYKFTWKNFIWANLITLGILIIVFKIIFPLIMTMFGRLEIFFVNGLGLPFHSGTIVAFILMVAICYFLIKYARKSKRNVFQTAALSVVYMIIGFSCWMVIPIRANANPPMNLNDPDTAIGMLDYYNREQYGDWPTIYGQNYTAFLDAKGIEKNEDGSFKTVKTGDIYEKDEKSGTYRKTGDRFNYVFNKSHVSLMPRMFSEDKQVMANYISMYGAPDFTFNYDNADIADDPQAKQIFEELRAKYEDGTITASDYLKVKPYDLINVQKPSLAQNMDYFITFQNGYYFVRYLFWNFVGRQNDLEGSTENTRGNWISGISFIDNAMWGNQEAMPAKYKNESTVKFFFLPLILGLIGFFFQLNRDFGRFYAMLSIFIIMSVGIIFYTGVKPFEPRERDYAMVGSFYVFAIWIGLGAGAILWFLQSKIKSNAANIVAGVVLLGVPFMMGFQNYNVHNRHNRYTSYDYGYSILKSLPKNDILLVYGDNDTYPVWAIQETERFRDDVKVVNFTLASTPWNLDQVKRRTYNAAGIPGILTHDDYRDGVNDQIYLMKKEDWEGVFSMLKQQGAPETEFQSFRKYLTQDSITLKEALNFIKTKSPEKDELLKMYFGEEKYEKYNILPVTKFILPVNKENAVKAGIINASDLPNVANQIMIDYKANTLYKSNLMMLDLLANFDWKRPVSFSSGGIYDSENIFYLDEYLQFDGFSYRLIPIHTPQTADGDLGRVDGNSLYNVVKNYRWGNFKDLNTHFDETATSNIISYRSSAGRAAATLALSGQKAKALELLDLAAKEIPAEKYNDPRSLSSIVYGYIVAGQEQKALKLADVLKKGIFEEYEYYLKLSPHDQKLIGREMRSKPMEYSLVVSAVTDGYRKIGQKDKAYNYLVKSIEPIDSRFNRFVENLKEMGKEKAMKESEKVQKITPFYQYLFDVMEPYDSTYSKEKEQQITNAIIKATQ; the protein is encoded by the coding sequence ATGAAAAACTGGACTTTTAGGCAATGGAACACCTTTCTCGGATGGGTGATTTTTGTCATTGCATTTTTCACTTATCTTTCGACCATAGAGCCCAATTTTAGTTTCTGGGATTGTGGGGAATATATTTCTTCGGCAGTAAAGCTGGAAGTGACACACGCACCGGGAGCAGCATTGTTCCAGATCGTGGGCGCAGTAGCAGCTATTTTTGCTTTTGGAAATGGTGAAAACTACTCAATTGTTATTAATGGAATGTCTGCATTATTCAGTGCATTTACAATTTTGTTTTTGTTCTGGACGATCACTCATTTTTTAAGAAGACTTCTGAACAAAGATTTTGAAGAAGTAACAAAACATCAGGAAATCTCTATCCTTTTTGCAGGAGTTGTAGGCGCTTTGTGTTTTACCTTTTCAGATACATTTTGGTTTTCTGCTGTAGAAGGTGAAGTATATTCTATGGCTTCTATGTTTATTGCTTTATTAGTTTGGTTGATTACTAAATGGGAAAATGAATATAAAGATGCTGCCAATGAAAGATGGATTATCCTTATTTTCTTCATCCTTGGTCTTTCTGTGGGAGTGCATATGATGTGTATGCTGGCAATTCCGGCAGTTTGTTTAGTGTATTATGCAAGAAACTATAAGTTCACCTGGAAGAATTTTATCTGGGCAAACTTAATTACTTTGGGAATTTTAATTATTGTTTTCAAAATTATTTTCCCATTGATCATGACGATGTTCGGAAGACTTGAGATCTTCTTTGTAAACGGATTGGGACTACCTTTCCATTCAGGAACTATCGTTGCGTTTATCTTAATGGTTGCCATTTGTTATTTCCTTATTAAGTATGCAAGAAAATCAAAAAGAAACGTATTTCAGACGGCTGCATTATCTGTAGTATATATGATTATCGGTTTCTCTTGCTGGATGGTAATTCCGATCAGAGCCAATGCAAATCCGCCAATGAACCTTAATGATCCTGATACAGCAATTGGTATGCTGGATTATTATAACAGAGAACAGTATGGTGACTGGCCAACAATTTATGGACAGAATTATACAGCATTTTTAGATGCAAAAGGAATTGAGAAAAATGAGGATGGAAGCTTTAAAACAGTTAAAACAGGTGACATCTACGAAAAAGATGAAAAAAGCGGAACCTACAGAAAAACGGGAGATCGATTCAACTATGTGTTCAACAAATCGCATGTAAGCTTAATGCCGAGAATGTTTAGTGAAGATAAGCAGGTAATGGCTAACTATATTTCTATGTATGGAGCGCCTGATTTTACATTCAACTATGACAATGCAGATATTGCTGATGATCCTCAGGCAAAACAGATTTTTGAAGAATTAAGAGCAAAATACGAAGACGGAACGATTACCGCTTCAGATTATCTTAAAGTAAAACCTTACGATTTGATTAATGTTCAGAAGCCTTCATTGGCTCAGAATATGGATTACTTTATTACTTTCCAAAACGGATATTATTTTGTAAGATATTTATTCTGGAACTTTGTAGGAAGACAGAATGACCTTGAAGGAAGCACTGAAAATACAAGAGGAAACTGGATCTCCGGAATCTCTTTTATTGATAATGCGATGTGGGGAAATCAGGAAGCAATGCCTGCAAAATATAAAAATGAAAGTACCGTTAAGTTTTTCTTCTTACCTCTAATTTTAGGGTTAATTGGATTCTTTTTCCAGTTAAACAGAGATTTCGGAAGATTCTATGCAATGCTTTCAATCTTTATTATAATGAGCGTTGGGATTATTTTCTATACAGGAGTAAAACCTTTTGAGCCAAGGGAAAGAGATTATGCGATGGTAGGTTCATTCTATGTTTTCGCGATATGGATTGGTTTAGGAGCCGGAGCTATTCTTTGGTTTTTACAGTCTAAAATAAAATCCAATGCCGCAAATATTGTTGCAGGCGTAGTGTTATTAGGAGTTCCTTTTATGATGGGCTTCCAGAATTATAATGTACACAACAGACACAACAGATATACTTCTTACGATTACGGATATTCAATTTTGAAATCTTTGCCAAAGAATGATATTTTATTGGTGTATGGAGACAATGATACTTATCCGGTTTGGGCAATTCAGGAGACAGAAAGATTCCGTGATGACGTGAAAGTGGTTAACTTTACGTTGGCATCGACTCCTTGGAATTTGGATCAGGTAAAAAGAAGAACGTACAATGCAGCAGGAATTCCGGGTATCCTTACTCATGATGACTACAGAGACGGTGTAAATGACCAGATTTATCTGATGAAGAAAGAAGATTGGGAAGGAGTTTTCTCAATGTTGAAACAACAAGGCGCTCCGGAAACAGAATTCCAGTCATTCAGAAAATATCTTACACAGGATTCTATAACATTGAAAGAAGCTCTTAACTTCATCAAAACGAAATCACCTGAAAAAGATGAGCTTTTAAAAATGTACTTCGGAGAAGAAAAATATGAAAAATACAATATCCTTCCGGTAACCAAATTTATCTTGCCTGTCAATAAAGAAAATGCGGTAAAAGCAGGAATCATCAATGCGTCAGATCTTCCAAATGTAGCGAATCAGATTATGATTGATTATAAAGCCAATACATTGTACAAGAGCAACCTGATGATGCTTGATCTGCTTGCTAACTTTGATTGGAAAAGACCGGTAAGCTTCTCTTCAGGAGGTATCTATGACAGTGAAAATATTTTCTATCTTGATGAATATTTACAGTTTGACGGATTTAGTTATAGATTAATTCCTATTCATACCCCTCAAACTGCAGACGGAGATTTAGGAAGAGTAGATGGAAATTCACTTTATAATGTGGTTAAAAACTATAGATGGGGTAATTTTAAAGATCTGAATACGCATTTTGATGAAACGGCTACTTCAAATATTATCAGCTACAGAAGCTCTGCAGGTAGAGCAGCAGCGACATTGGCATTAAGCGGTCAAAAGGCAAAAGCTTTAGAATTACTGGATCTTGCGGCAAAAGAAATTCCTGCAGAAAAATACAATGATCCTCGTTCATTAAGCTCTATAGTTTACGGATATATTGTTGCAGGCCAGGAACAGAAAGCATTGAAATTAGCAGACGTGCTCAAAAAAGGAATCTTTGAAGAATACGAATATTATCTGAAACTAAGTCCTCATGACCAGAAACTGATAGGAAGGGAAATGAGAAGCAAACCTATGGAATATTCATTAGTTGTTTCTGCGGTTACTGATGGATACAGAAAAATAGGTCAAAAAGATAAAGCGTATAATTATCTGGTAAAATCAATAGAGCCTATTGACAGCAGATTCAACAGATTTGTAGAGAATCTTAAAGAAATGGGTAAAGAAAAGGCGATGAAAGAATCTGAAAAAGTACAAAAGATAACGCCTTTCTACCAATATTTATTTGATGTGATGGAACCATACGATTCTACTTACTCCAAAGAAAAAGAACAACAGATTACCAATGCGATTATAAAAGCGACACAATAA